A stretch of DNA from Anaerolineae bacterium:
AAAAACGTGAGGAGGCAAGGGTTATGGGACGGCTGAGCGCTGAACAAAAAGCCTATCTGGAACGGAAATTCGGCGAGCGAGTGAATTTTCGTCGTGTGGAACGGAAGCTCTACGGCCATGACATCGCCGCTATCCCCAGCTTGATCCGGCCGATCCTCGGCAACACGATCCCGGACGCCGTCGTCCAGCCGCAGACCGAGGAGGAACTGGTCGAGCTGGTGCGCTGGGCAAGTGAGAATGGCGTCCCACTCACGCCACGAGCCAAGGCCTCATCGGGCTACGGCGGCGTGCTGCCAGTGAAGCAGGGCGTGGTGGTGGACTTCTATCGGATGAACCGCATCATCCAAATAGATCCCCACGCGCAGACGGCTACCGTCCAAGCCGGCGTAGTCTGGGAGAAGCTAGACCGAGCACTGCAAAAGCACGGGTTGACCTTGCGCCTATACCCTACCAGCTATCCGGCATCCACCGTCGGCGGCTGGCTGGCCCAAGGTGGCGCCGGTATCGGCTCCTACGAGGCCGGCTGGTTCCGTGACAACGTGGTGAGCGCGCGCGTCGTGCTGCCTAACGGGACGGTGAGGGAGTTCACTGGCGATGATTTGGACCTGATCTCTGATGCCGAGGGGATCACAGGCCTGATCAGCCAGGTCACGGTGCGCGTGCAGCCCCTTGAAGAGCTAGAGGTGGTGTCCATCGGATGTCCCGACGCGTACGGCTTACAACGGTTGCTGCAATCCTTCGCGGACGAAAAGCTGCCGATCTGGTCGTTGGTCTTCATCAACCCGCGCATGGCGGAGCTGAAAAACCGCGCTCCACTGCTCGAACACCACGGCCATCCGGTGGAAGAACGCGTCCTACTGCCAGCGTCCTACATCGTCACCCTGGCCTTCCGCAAGAGGGATCACCAGACGATCATGGATCGGCTACCTGAGCTTCTCAAGCCGTGCGAGGCGGAGCTGCTCAGCGAGCGTATCGCCCAACACGAGTGGAAGCATCGCTTTAAGCTGATGGTGGTCAAACGCCTAGGGCCTAGCCTGGTGCCGGCCGAGGTTGTCATCCCCCTCGCCACCTTAGGCGATGTGATGACGGAGATCGAGCGCAAGGTGGATCAGCCCATCGTCAAGGAGGGCGTAGTCATCCGAGAGGGCAAAAATGGCCAGCCCGAGGTGGTCATCTTGGGCTTCATTCCCAGCGACCAGCGCAAGTTCAGTTACAACTTCGTCTTCGGACTGGTGCTCACTATCATGAAGATCGCTGAGCGGCATGGCGGCAGGCCATACGCCACCGGACTGTATTTCTCTCAAAAGGCAACGGAGGTGCTGGGGGCGGACCGAGTCCAACGGCTGCGCGCTTTCAAAGCCCAGGTGGATCCCAAGGGCATTCTAAACCCCGGCAAAGTCATCGGCAACGGCCTGCTGGGGACTGCGCTCAACCTAGCGAGCGCGGTCGAGCCGCTCATCCGTCCGCTTGGCAACTACGTGATCACCCAGATCGGCGAGCGTCCCACGCAGCCGGTGCGCGGCATTCCAGCAGATGTGGCATGGTACGCCTACAGCTGTTCACAATGTGGGTACTGCATCGAAGAATGCGACCAATTTTATGGGCGAGGGTGGGAGAGCCAAAGCCCGCGCGGCAAGTGGTACTGGCTGCGCGAGTACATGGAGGGTCGTGAGCAGTGGGACCAGGCCATGGTGGACACATTCCTGGCCTGTACCACCTGTGAGTTGTGCAACCTGCGCTGTTCGGCGGCGCTTCCCATCGAGCCATCTTGGATGAAGCTGCGCGGCCTGCTCGTGCAAGAGCAGAAGAAGATGACCTTCCCGCCGTTCGAGATGATGGCGGCGGCATTGGTTAAGGAAGGCGACATCTGGGCCGGCTACCGTCGAGATCGCGCCGCCTGGTTCCCGTCGGATCTGCTGGAGAGGCATGGGCCAGCGCACAAGGCTAGGAACGTCTATTTCGCCGGCTGCACCGCCAGCTACGTGGAGAACGACATCGGCATGGCCAGCGTCCGGCTGTTGGATGCCGCCGGTGTGGATTTCACCTACCTGGGCGAACGGGAAAGCTGCTGCGGCACGCCTATGCTGGTGGCGGGTAAATGGGATCTCTTTGCCGAGACGATGAAAAAGAACATCCAGGCGGTCAAGGATGCCGGCGCGGACACCGTGATCAGCTCCTGCCCTGCCTGCGATATGATGTGGCGGCACGTCTATCCCGAATGGGCCAAGAAATTGGGCATCGAGTACAATATCACAGCCAAGCACTACAGCGAGGTGGTAGCTCAGAAGATCCAGGCGGGAGAGTTCCGCTTCCCTGAGAACGGCCGA
This window harbors:
- a CDS encoding FAD-binding oxidoreductase, which translates into the protein MGRLSAEQKAYLERKFGERVNFRRVERKLYGHDIAAIPSLIRPILGNTIPDAVVQPQTEEELVELVRWASENGVPLTPRAKASSGYGGVLPVKQGVVVDFYRMNRIIQIDPHAQTATVQAGVVWEKLDRALQKHGLTLRLYPTSYPASTVGGWLAQGGAGIGSYEAGWFRDNVVSARVVLPNGTVREFTGDDLDLISDAEGITGLISQVTVRVQPLEELEVVSIGCPDAYGLQRLLQSFADEKLPIWSLVFINPRMAELKNRAPLLEHHGHPVEERVLLPASYIVTLAFRKRDHQTIMDRLPELLKPCEAELLSERIAQHEWKHRFKLMVVKRLGPSLVPAEVVIPLATLGDVMTEIERKVDQPIVKEGVVIREGKNGQPEVVILGFIPSDQRKFSYNFVFGLVLTIMKIAERHGGRPYATGLYFSQKATEVLGADRVQRLRAFKAQVDPKGILNPGKVIGNGLLGTALNLASAVEPLIRPLGNYVITQIGERPTQPVRGIPADVAWYAYSCSQCGYCIEECDQFYGRGWESQSPRGKWYWLREYMEGREQWDQAMVDTFLACTTCELCNLRCSAALPIEPSWMKLRGLLVQEQKKMTFPPFEMMAAALVKEGDIWAGYRRDRAAWFPSDLLERHGPAHKARNVYFAGCTASYVENDIGMASVRLLDAAGVDFTYLGERESCCGTPMLVAGKWDLFAETMKKNIQAVKDAGADTVISSCPACDMMWRHVYPEWAKKLGIEYNITAKHYSEVVAQKIQAGEFRFPENGRPRVRVTWHDSCHIGRVSGVYEPPRQLIQAVPGVEFVEMPFNREQAHCCGSVLTLIKEPPVAAEVGKMRLDEAVEVGAEKILALCPCCEFQFRVSAEKKQVPVEVVDLARFAASALGYEFPDPNPEVQKQWAVFEAMIALMTPQGFADLMSTMWPELINAMPFGMGRMMRLMGRIPGALEAMKPLFPILFPRLLPMMMPKVMPVMLDRVAQRIPMPDYMREQMPELMPKVVDNLMPHMIGDVVPLVTEPMIDYLRGKTQ